In Corallococcus exiguus, the following proteins share a genomic window:
- a CDS encoding non-ribosomal peptide synthetase has protein sequence EEQLAALFAEVLRVERVGIHDDFFALGGHSLLATQLVSRVRATFAVELPLRALFEAPTVEGLAPKLDGARSATLRAPPLRPVAREGAIPLSFAQQRLWLLDQLQPGDASYNIPTALRLTGQVDVESLRRAFEALVARHESLRTTLSAAHEEPSQCIQPPSGWELPVIDLTSLPESQREEEARRAAATEAHRSFQLATGPLLRSALVRLDEAEHLLLVTMHHIVSDGWSMGVLVRELAAFYEAFSEGKVPSLAPLPVQYADFAMWQRQWLQGEALDAQLGYWKQQLSGAPAALDLPTDRSRPPVQSHRGATLDVRIPTQLSESLKALAQREGATPFMLLLAAFQVLLSRYSAQDDISVGSPIAGRTQAETEGLIGFFVNTLVLRAQMDPRATFRELLAQVRGTTLAAYDHQHLPFEKLVEAVQPTRDLSRSPLFQAMFVLQNTPTETLRLPGLAFQTLPLESHFAKFDLSLGLRENRDGFAGTLDYATDLFDAATVQRMAGHFGVLLETIAKQPDTRLGDLPLLTDAERQQLLIEWNPPASQAPRESSIPAMVEAQVRRTPDALAVITPERQLTYRELDAKANQLAHRLRGLGVGPEVRVGLCVDRTEDLVIGALGILKAGGAYVPLDPSYPRERLGWLLEDAQGPALVAHSHLLSALPETTATPVCLDSDAELSTQPTTSPLVDIHAGHLAYLIYTSGSTGRPKGVAISHGNAVSFLHWALETFSPEELKGTLAATSLNFDLSVFELFAPLSSGGAVVVARNALHLAELPTASHVTLVNTVPSAMAQLLRLGAVPPSVRVINLAGEALPETLAKQVYAVPTVEKLFNLYGPSEDTTYSTASLVGRDEVPLIGKPLPATRAYVLDASLQPVPVGVAGELYLAGEGQARGYLLRPELTAERFVPEPYGPPGGRMYRTGDRVRYRLDGRLEYLGRIDFQVKVRGFRIELGEIEVALRRAPGLKDVVVVAKGEAADKRLVAYVTPKAEASLEVESLKAHLRQGLPEYMVPAAFVVLLSLPLNSNGKVDRKALPEPEAQQAGSTYEAPRTLTEEQLANLFAEVLRMERVGVRDDFFAMGGHSLLATQLVSRVRATFEVELPLRALFEAPTVEALAPKLAGARSAALRAPPLQPSPREGVIPLSFAQQRLWLLDQLQPGDISYNIPTALRLTGQVDLESLRRAFEALVDRHESLRTTLSAAHEEPSQCIQPPSGWELPVIDLTSLPESQREEEAQRAAATEALRAFDLSTGPLLRSTLVRLGQDSHLLLVTMHHIVSDGWSLGVLVREVAAFYEAFSTGRAPVLPPLPVQYADFAMWQRGWLQGESLDAQLGYWKQQLAEAPSALDLPTDHPRPPVQSRRGATVDVRIPLEVSQALKALARDEGATPFMLLLAAWQLFLSRYSTQDDISVGTPIAGRTQAETEGLIGFFVNTLVLRAHVQPQDSFRQLLSQVRGTTLAAYEHQHLPFEKLVEVLQPARDLSRSALFQAMFSLQNTPMETLRLPGLSFQTVPVDTRSSKFDLTLTLQESPQGFGGTLTYATDLFEASTIQRMASHLGVLLEAIAAQPDATLASLPLLTAPEQRQLLVDWNGPSAEFPRDLCLHDAFSAQALRTPDALAVICREEQLTFRELDTRANQLAHRLVKLGVGPDERVVLCVERSVEALVGILGTLKAGGAYVPIDPSYPRDWLAHVLQDTGAPVVLTQQRLRDSLPPHSAHILCLDSDSADLSREPANAPVTHVTPEHLAYIIYTSGSTGRPKGVMIQHRSVLNLRVALAATVHADAQPGERVSVNAPLSFDASVKQLIQVLDGHTLCIVPDEARADVGELVKRIGHDALDVLDCSPAHLRLLVDEGLLERKAIPHRVLVGGEAVDPATWRHLALAPRPRVFNVYGPTECTVDATACAFDASPTPTIGRPLPNVRVYVLDRTLRPVPVGVAGELFIGGEGVARGYLNRPELTADRFIPDAFSSTPGARLYRTGDVVRWRADGMLDYLGRADFQVKIRGFRIELGEVEAALLKHPQVHAAVVLAREDIPGDKRLVAYVVPPEGTESAPTPESLKDWLKQLLPEHMRPSALLVLEALPLNTNGKVDRKALPAPQSGALASSYVAPRTPTEEQLASIWAGVLRLPQVGVTDSFFELGGHSLLATQVVSRVRAGFNVELPLRALFESPTVEALAVRLSGLTRTNTSPLTRVSHDGPLPLSFAQQRMWLIDQLEPGSPLYNMPVAVRLEGHLRADMLERALQEVVRRHEALRTTFTQVAGEPVQRIHSDSPVPLGLVDFTAVPEAQREPETRDRVDAEMRRPFDLRTGPLIRTLLFKLSEREHVLVVTMHHIVSDGWSLGVLVREVTALYAAFSARQPSPLPALPVQYADYADWQRRTLSGETLRQEMAYWEGKLSGAPAVLELPTDFPRPAVRSTAGATLGFTLSRELTEALRSLGHREGGSLFMVLLAAWQSLMSRYTGQQDLSVGSPIAGRTRAETEGLIGFFVNTLVLRAKVDDGQSFQALLQQVRATVLEAYEHQEVPFEKLVEVLQPTRSLSHTPLFQTLLALQNVPTEDVHLPDLRLRRLEATHSTSKFDVSVFFTETSEGLLGTLEYSTALFKQSTVERMARHLRTLLEAVAAKPEQPMAHLPLLSNDERQRLLVEWNDTAAVSPTDVPVHVHFARQAQSTPDKVALVLGDDALTYAQLDARANQLAWHLRALGIVPGARVGLAVERSFDLVTALLAILKVGAAFVPVDRNAPVERIAMLLEDADVGVVVTHQPFASLLPATGTRVWLDAQSAEIASRPTHAPDVSVDGESLAYVMFTSGSTGRPKGVCVPHRGITRLVLGSTFMRFGPDEVWLQAAPVAFDASTLEIWGALLHGAQLVLAPPHSLSLEELAAQLRHHRVTSLWLTAALFEQMALHQGEALAGVRQVLAGGDVLPAARVREHLARLSDGATFINGYGPTENTTFSTTFPMLHGTRVDGAIPIGRPLSNSTVYVLDGHLHPVPVGVAGEVYVGGQGLAWGYLNRPELTAERFVPHPFASTPGERLYRTGDQARWREDGTTDFLGRVDFQVKVRGFRIELGEVEAALRSATGVNEAIVVARGTDADKRLIGYVTAREGHPLDADTLKAGLKQRLPEYMVPSAVVVLDALPLNANGKVDRKALPEPDAHAVEARDFVAPRDALEMQLARIWEDVLGVRSVGVRSSFFELGGHSLLAVRMVAAVRERLGQSIPLSVLFQQPTIEQLAQVLRDDSQDWTPLVPLERGEPGQRPLFLVHPGGGNVLAYSELARRLGPSLPVYGLQSRGLDGRPVAESIEEMATLYIEAIRTVQPHGPYQLGGWSLGGVIAYEMARRLREAGEAVDLLALIDAHVHGLTKPTQEATHLDSEARARLAFAHATATAFGQELSASDEALAQGDDVMLGHLLQEGLRARILDAQSGPAQLRALFNVFRANLFAHEKYVPQPYDGTALLLSASGVAEAIPRHRGWEPLVRGELKVHDVPGGHHELMQDPHLGSVVEHLRSALAAVTSNDATGS, from the coding sequence GAGGAGCAGCTCGCGGCCCTCTTCGCCGAAGTCCTCCGCGTGGAGCGCGTCGGTATTCACGACGACTTCTTCGCGCTGGGGGGCCACTCCCTGCTGGCCACGCAGCTCGTCTCACGCGTGCGGGCCACGTTCGCCGTGGAACTGCCCCTGCGAGCCCTCTTCGAAGCACCGACCGTCGAGGGCCTCGCGCCGAAGCTGGACGGAGCCCGGTCCGCGACGCTCCGCGCACCGCCGCTGCGGCCCGTCGCGCGTGAAGGAGCCATTCCGCTCTCCTTCGCCCAGCAGCGCCTCTGGCTGTTGGATCAGCTCCAGCCGGGTGATGCGTCTTACAACATCCCCACCGCCCTGCGGCTGACGGGCCAGGTGGACGTGGAGTCGTTGCGCCGCGCCTTCGAGGCACTCGTCGCCCGCCACGAGTCCCTGCGCACCACGCTCTCCGCTGCGCACGAAGAGCCGTCGCAATGCATCCAGCCGCCCTCTGGCTGGGAGCTGCCCGTCATCGACCTGACGTCCCTCCCCGAATCGCAGCGTGAGGAGGAAGCCCGGCGCGCGGCGGCGACGGAGGCCCACCGTTCCTTCCAGCTCGCCACGGGCCCGCTGCTGCGCAGCGCGTTGGTGCGGCTGGATGAAGCGGAGCACCTGCTGCTGGTGACGATGCATCACATCGTCTCCGACGGCTGGTCCATGGGAGTCCTCGTCCGCGAGCTGGCGGCCTTCTACGAAGCCTTCAGCGAGGGGAAGGTGCCCTCGCTCGCGCCGCTGCCGGTGCAGTACGCGGACTTCGCGATGTGGCAGCGCCAGTGGCTCCAGGGTGAAGCGCTGGACGCACAGCTGGGGTACTGGAAGCAGCAGCTCTCCGGAGCCCCCGCCGCGCTGGACCTGCCCACGGATCGCTCGCGGCCGCCCGTGCAGTCACACCGCGGTGCCACGCTGGACGTGCGCATCCCCACCCAGCTCTCCGAGTCCCTCAAGGCCCTGGCCCAACGCGAAGGCGCCACGCCCTTCATGCTGCTGCTGGCGGCCTTCCAGGTGCTCCTGTCGCGCTACTCGGCGCAGGACGACATCAGCGTGGGTTCGCCCATCGCGGGCCGCACCCAGGCGGAGACCGAAGGCCTCATCGGCTTCTTCGTCAACACCCTGGTCCTCCGCGCCCAGATGGATCCGCGAGCGACGTTCCGTGAGCTGCTGGCCCAGGTGCGAGGCACGACGCTCGCGGCCTACGACCATCAGCACCTGCCGTTCGAGAAGCTCGTGGAAGCCGTGCAGCCCACGCGCGACCTGAGCCGCAGTCCTCTGTTCCAGGCCATGTTCGTCCTGCAGAACACGCCCACCGAGACACTGCGTCTGCCAGGATTGGCCTTCCAGACCCTGCCGCTGGAGTCCCACTTCGCGAAGTTCGATCTCTCCCTCGGTCTGCGTGAAAACCGGGACGGATTCGCCGGCACGCTGGATTACGCAACGGACCTGTTCGACGCGGCGACCGTCCAGCGGATGGCCGGCCACTTCGGTGTGTTGCTGGAAACCATCGCGAAGCAGCCGGACACGCGACTGGGCGACCTGCCTCTGCTCACGGACGCTGAGCGCCAGCAACTCCTCATCGAGTGGAACCCGCCTGCCTCGCAGGCGCCGCGGGAGTCCAGCATCCCCGCGATGGTGGAGGCCCAGGTGCGCCGCACGCCGGATGCCCTGGCCGTCATCACGCCGGAGCGGCAGCTGACGTACCGGGAGCTGGACGCGAAGGCGAACCAGCTCGCGCACCGTCTGCGCGGCCTGGGTGTCGGCCCCGAAGTCCGTGTCGGTCTCTGCGTCGATCGCACCGAGGACCTTGTCATCGGCGCTCTCGGCATCCTCAAGGCTGGCGGCGCCTACGTGCCGCTGGACCCCAGCTACCCGCGTGAGCGCTTGGGCTGGCTGCTGGAGGACGCCCAGGGCCCAGCCCTTGTCGCGCACTCCCATCTGCTTTCCGCTCTGCCCGAGACCACCGCCACGCCGGTGTGCCTCGACTCGGACGCGGAGCTGTCCACGCAGCCGACGACGTCTCCGCTTGTGGACATCCACGCCGGCCACCTCGCCTACCTGATCTACACCTCCGGCAGCACCGGCCGTCCCAAGGGCGTCGCCATCTCCCACGGCAACGCCGTCTCCTTCCTCCACTGGGCCTTGGAGACCTTTTCGCCGGAGGAGTTGAAGGGGACGCTCGCTGCGACGAGCCTCAACTTCGACCTCTCCGTCTTCGAGCTCTTCGCTCCGTTGAGCAGTGGTGGCGCAGTGGTGGTGGCACGCAACGCCTTGCACCTGGCGGAGCTGCCTACGGCCTCTCACGTCACCCTCGTCAACACCGTGCCCTCCGCCATGGCTCAGCTGCTGCGTCTGGGCGCGGTGCCGCCGAGCGTGCGCGTCATCAACCTCGCCGGTGAAGCCCTGCCGGAGACGCTGGCGAAGCAGGTCTACGCAGTGCCCACGGTTGAGAAGCTCTTCAACCTCTACGGCCCGTCCGAAGACACCACCTACTCCACCGCCTCTCTCGTCGGCCGTGACGAGGTGCCCCTCATCGGCAAGCCCCTGCCCGCGACGCGTGCCTACGTGTTGGACGCGTCTCTCCAGCCGGTGCCCGTGGGTGTCGCAGGCGAGCTGTACCTCGCCGGTGAAGGCCAGGCTCGTGGCTACCTGCTGCGCCCGGAACTCACGGCGGAGCGCTTCGTACCGGAGCCCTACGGTCCTCCCGGCGGCCGCATGTACCGCACGGGCGACCGTGTCCGTTACCGCCTCGACGGGCGCCTGGAGTACCTCGGCCGCATCGACTTCCAGGTGAAGGTGCGCGGCTTCCGCATCGAGCTGGGCGAAATCGAAGTCGCGCTCCGCCGCGCCCCGGGCCTCAAGGACGTTGTCGTCGTCGCCAAGGGTGAGGCCGCCGACAAGCGCCTCGTCGCATACGTCACGCCCAAGGCCGAGGCCTCGTTGGAGGTCGAGTCCCTCAAGGCCCACCTGCGCCAGGGCCTCCCCGAGTACATGGTGCCCGCCGCCTTCGTCGTCCTTCTCTCCCTGCCCCTCAACTCCAATGGCAAGGTGGACCGCAAGGCACTGCCGGAGCCGGAGGCGCAGCAGGCAGGCAGCACCTACGAAGCACCGCGCACGCTCACCGAGGAGCAGCTCGCGAACCTCTTCGCCGAAGTCCTCCGCATGGAGCGAGTCGGTGTGCGGGACGACTTCTTCGCCATGGGAGGCCACTCCCTGCTGGCCACCCAGCTCGTCTCGCGCGTGCGGGCCACGTTCGAGGTAGAGCTGCCGCTGCGGGCCCTCTTTGAAGCCCCCACCGTTGAAGCGCTCGCACCGAAGCTCGCGGGCGCCCGGTCCGCCGCGCTCCGTGCACCTCCGCTGCAGCCTTCGCCGCGCGAAGGCGTCATTCCGCTGTCCTTCGCCCAGCAGCGCCTCTGGCTGTTGGATCAACTCCAGCCGGGAGACATCTCGTACAACATCCCCACCGCCCTGCGGCTGACGGGACAGGTGGACCTGGAGTCCTTGCGCCGCGCATTCGAGGCGTTGGTGGACCGCCACGAATCGCTGCGCACCACGCTCTCCGCGGCGCACGAAGAGCCGTCGCAATGCATCCAGCCTCCCTCCGGTTGGGAGCTGCCCGTCATCGACCTGACGTCCCTCCCCGAGTCGCAGCGTGAGGAGGAGGCCCAGCGCGCTGCGGCCACGGAAGCCCTGCGTGCCTTCGACCTCTCCACGGGCCCGTTGCTGCGCAGCACTCTGGTGCGGCTGGGACAGGACTCGCACCTGTTGCTGGTGACGATGCACCACATCGTTTCCGACGGCTGGTCCTTGGGCGTCCTCGTCCGGGAAGTGGCGGCCTTCTACGAAGCCTTCAGCACCGGCCGCGCTCCCGTCCTCCCGCCACTGCCCGTGCAGTACGCGGACTTCGCCATGTGGCAGCGAGGCTGGCTCCAGGGTGAGTCCCTGGACGCGCAGCTGGGCTACTGGAAGCAGCAGCTCGCGGAGGCTCCGTCCGCGCTGGACCTGCCCACGGACCACCCGCGTCCACCCGTGCAGTCCCGCCGCGGTGCCACGGTGGACGTGCGCATTCCGTTGGAGGTCTCCCAGGCCCTGAAGGCCCTGGCCCGGGATGAAGGCGCCACGCCCTTCATGCTGCTGCTCGCGGCATGGCAGCTGTTCCTGTCGCGCTACTCCACGCAGGACGACATCAGCGTCGGTACGCCCATCGCAGGCCGCACCCAGGCGGAGACCGAGGGCCTCATCGGCTTCTTCGTCAACACGCTCGTCCTGCGCGCCCACGTGCAGCCGCAGGACTCGTTCCGACAGCTGCTCTCCCAGGTGCGCGGTACGACGCTCGCGGCCTACGAGCACCAGCACCTGCCCTTCGAGAAGCTGGTGGAGGTCCTCCAGCCCGCGCGAGACCTGAGCCGCAGCGCGCTCTTCCAGGCGATGTTCTCCCTGCAGAACACGCCCATGGAGACGCTCCGACTGCCTGGGCTCTCCTTCCAGACCGTCCCGGTGGACACGCGGTCCTCCAAGTTCGACCTCACGCTGACATTGCAGGAGTCGCCCCAGGGCTTCGGCGGAACATTGACGTACGCCACGGACCTCTTCGAGGCGTCCACCATTCAGCGCATGGCGAGCCACCTGGGCGTGTTGCTGGAGGCCATCGCCGCCCAGCCGGACGCGACGCTCGCGAGCCTGCCCCTGCTCACCGCTCCGGAGCAGCGGCAGCTCCTCGTGGATTGGAATGGCCCCAGCGCTGAGTTCCCTCGCGACCTCTGCCTCCATGACGCCTTCAGCGCCCAGGCCCTTCGCACGCCTGACGCGCTGGCCGTCATCTGCCGCGAGGAGCAGCTCACCTTCCGTGAGTTGGACACGCGCGCCAATCAGCTTGCGCACCGGCTGGTGAAGCTGGGCGTCGGCCCCGATGAACGCGTCGTGCTGTGCGTGGAGCGCTCCGTGGAGGCCCTCGTTGGCATCCTCGGCACTCTCAAGGCCGGTGGCGCATACGTCCCCATCGACCCAAGCTACCCGCGTGACTGGCTCGCCCACGTCCTCCAGGACACCGGCGCTCCCGTCGTCCTCACCCAGCAGCGCCTGCGCGACTCTCTTCCTCCGCACTCCGCGCACATCCTCTGCCTGGACTCCGACTCCGCGGACCTCTCACGTGAGCCCGCGAACGCGCCTGTGACGCATGTCACGCCGGAGCACCTCGCCTACATCATCTACACCTCCGGCAGCACCGGCCGCCCCAAGGGCGTGATGATTCAGCACCGCTCCGTGCTCAATCTTCGCGTCGCTCTCGCCGCCACCGTGCACGCGGATGCTCAGCCTGGGGAGCGCGTCAGCGTCAACGCGCCGCTGTCCTTCGATGCCTCCGTCAAGCAGCTCATCCAGGTGCTCGACGGCCACACCCTCTGCATCGTCCCAGACGAGGCGCGCGCCGACGTCGGTGAACTGGTGAAGCGCATCGGTCACGACGCGCTGGACGTCCTCGACTGCTCTCCCGCGCACCTGCGCCTGCTGGTGGATGAAGGCCTGCTGGAGCGCAAGGCCATCCCCCACCGCGTCCTCGTGGGTGGTGAAGCCGTGGACCCCGCCACCTGGCGCCACCTCGCCCTGGCTCCGCGCCCGCGCGTCTTCAACGTCTACGGCCCCACCGAGTGCACCGTCGACGCCACCGCCTGCGCCTTCGATGCGTCTCCGACTCCCACCATCGGCAGGCCCCTGCCCAACGTCCGCGTCTACGTCCTCGACCGCACGTTGCGCCCCGTGCCCGTGGGCGTCGCCGGTGAGCTCTTCATCGGCGGTGAGGGCGTCGCGCGCGGCTACCTCAATCGGCCGGAGCTGACCGCGGACCGCTTCATCCCGGATGCCTTCTCCTCCACCCCGGGTGCACGCCTCTACCGCACGGGCGACGTGGTGCGCTGGCGCGCGGACGGGATGCTCGACTACCTGGGCCGCGCTGACTTCCAGGTGAAGATCCGCGGCTTCCGCATCGAGCTGGGTGAAGTCGAAGCCGCGCTCCTCAAGCATCCCCAGGTGCACGCCGCCGTGGTGCTGGCTCGCGAGGACATCCCCGGCGACAAGCGGCTTGTCGCCTACGTGGTGCCTCCGGAAGGCACGGAGTCCGCGCCCACGCCCGAGTCCCTCAAGGACTGGCTCAAGCAGCTCCTGCCCGAGCACATGCGCCCTTCCGCGCTCCTCGTGCTGGAAGCGCTGCCGCTCAACACCAACGGCAAGGTGGACCGCAAGGCCCTGCCCGCCCCCCAGAGCGGCGCACTCGCCTCCAGCTACGTCGCCCCGCGCACTCCCACCGAGGAGCAGCTCGCGTCCATCTGGGCAGGAGTCCTACGCCTGCCTCAGGTGGGCGTGACGGATTCCTTCTTCGAACTGGGCGGGCACTCACTGCTGGCCACCCAGGTTGTGTCGCGCGTGCGCGCCGGGTTCAACGTGGAACTCCCGCTGCGTGCCCTCTTCGAGTCCCCCACCGTGGAAGCGCTCGCGGTTCGCCTCTCGGGACTCACCCGCACAAACACTTCGCCGCTCACCCGCGTCTCGCATGACGGTCCGCTGCCGCTGTCCTTCGCCCAGCAGCGGATGTGGCTCATTGATCAGCTCGAACCGGGCAGCCCCCTCTACAACATGCCCGTCGCCGTCCGGTTGGAGGGCCACCTGCGCGCGGACATGCTCGAGCGCGCGCTGCAGGAAGTCGTGCGCCGACACGAAGCCCTGCGCACCACCTTCACCCAGGTGGCCGGAGAGCCGGTCCAGCGCATCCACTCCGACAGTCCGGTGCCCCTGGGGCTCGTGGACTTCACGGCCGTGCCGGAGGCGCAGCGCGAGCCCGAGACGCGGGACCGAGTGGACGCGGAGATGCGCCGGCCCTTCGACCTGCGCACCGGTCCGCTCATCCGCACGCTGCTCTTCAAGCTTTCCGAGCGTGAGCACGTCCTCGTCGTCACGATGCATCACATCGTCTCTGACGGCTGGTCGCTGGGTGTGCTCGTACGTGAAGTCACTGCCCTCTACGCGGCCTTCTCCGCGAGGCAGCCGTCGCCGCTGCCTGCGCTTCCCGTGCAGTACGCGGACTACGCGGACTGGCAGCGCCGCACGCTTTCGGGTGAGACGCTGCGTCAGGAGATGGCCTACTGGGAGGGGAAGCTCTCCGGTGCGCCAGCCGTGCTGGAGTTGCCCACCGATTTCCCCCGCCCGGCCGTCCGGAGCACCGCGGGTGCGACCCTCGGCTTCACCCTGTCGCGTGAGTTGACGGAAGCCCTCCGCAGCCTGGGCCACCGTGAAGGCGGCTCGCTCTTCATGGTGCTGCTCGCGGCCTGGCAGAGCCTGATGTCGCGCTACACGGGCCAGCAGGACCTCAGCGTGGGCTCGCCCATCGCGGGCCGCACGCGCGCGGAGACGGAAGGCCTCATCGGCTTCTTCGTCAACACCCTCGTCCTGCGCGCGAAGGTGGACGACGGCCAGTCCTTCCAGGCGCTGCTCCAGCAGGTGCGCGCCACGGTGCTGGAGGCCTACGAGCACCAGGAGGTGCCCTTCGAGAAGCTTGTGGAGGTCCTGCAGCCGACGCGCAGCCTCAGCCACACGCCGCTGTTCCAGACGCTGCTCGCGCTCCAGAACGTGCCCACGGAGGACGTGCATCTGCCGGACCTCCGGCTGCGAAGGCTGGAGGCCACCCACTCGACGTCGAAGTTCGACGTGAGCGTCTTCTTCACGGAGACGTCCGAAGGGCTGCTAGGCACGCTGGAGTACAGCACCGCCCTCTTCAAGCAGAGCACCGTGGAGCGGATGGCCCGCCACCTGCGCACGCTGCTGGAGGCCGTGGCCGCGAAGCCCGAGCAGCCCATGGCCCACCTGCCGCTCCTCTCCAACGACGAGCGCCAGCGCCTCCTCGTGGAGTGGAACGACACTGCAGCCGTCAGTCCCACGGATGTTCCGGTCCACGTCCACTTCGCCCGGCAGGCCCAGAGCACGCCCGACAAGGTGGCCCTGGTGCTGGGGGATGATGCGCTGACGTACGCCCAGTTGGACGCGCGCGCGAACCAACTGGCGTGGCACCTGCGCGCCCTGGGCATCGTCCCGGGTGCGCGCGTGGGTCTCGCCGTCGAGCGCTCCTTCGACCTGGTGACGGCGCTCCTCGCCATCCTCAAGGTGGGCGCGGCCTTCGTCCCCGTGGACCGCAATGCGCCCGTGGAACGCATCGCCATGCTGCTGGAGGACGCGGACGTGGGCGTGGTGGTCACGCACCAACCCTTTGCTTCGTTGCTCCCTGCCACCGGCACCCGCGTCTGGCTGGATGCCCAGTCCGCGGAGATCGCTTCGCGGCCCACGCATGCACCCGACGTCTCCGTGGATGGCGAGTCTCTCGCCTACGTCATGTTCACCTCCGGCAGCACCGGCCGCCCCAAGGGCGTCTGCGTGCCGCACCGGGGCATCACCCGCCTGGTGCTCGGCAGCACCTTCATGCGCTTCGGGCCGGATGAAGTCTGGCTCCAGGCTGCCCCGGTTGCCTTCGACGCCTCCACGCTCGAAATCTGGGGCGCGCTGCTGCACGGTGCGCAGCTCGTCCTCGCTCCGCCGCACTCCCTGTCGCTGGAGGAACTGGCCGCCCAGCTGCGCCACCACCGCGTGACGTCCCTGTGGCTCACCGCCGCCCTCTTCGAGCAGATGGCCCTGCATCAGGGCGAAGCGCTCGCGGGCGTGCGCCAGGTCCTCGCCGGTGGCGATGTGCTGCCTGCCGCCCGAGTGCGCGAGCACCTCGCGCGTCTTTCGGACGGTGCGACGTTCATCAACGGCTACGGCCCCACGGAGAACACCACCTTCTCCACCACCTTCCCCATGCTGCACGGCACGCGCGTGGACGGAGCCATCCCCATTGGCCGGCCTCTCTCCAACTCCACCGTCTACGTGCTCGACGGGCACCTGCACCCGGTGCCCGTAGGCGTCGCGGGTGAGGTGTACGTGGGCGGCCAGGGCCTGGCCTGGGGCTACCTGAATCGTCCCGAGCTGACCGCGGAACGCTTCGTCCCCCACCCCTTCGCGTCCACGCCGGGTGAGCGCCTCTACCGCACGGGCGACCAGGCCCGTTGGCGGGAAGACGGAACCACCGACTTCCTGGGCCGCGTCGACTTCCAGGTGAAAGTGCGTGGCTTCCGCATCGAGTTGGGCGAAGTCGAAGCCGCCCTGCGCTCCGCCACCGGCGTCAACGAGGCCATCGTCGTGGCTCGGGGCACGGACGCGGACAAGCGCCTCATCGGCTACGTCACTGCTCGCGAAGGCCACCCGCTGGACGCGGACACCCTCAAGGCAGGCCTCAAGCAGCGGCTGCCCGAGTACATGGTGCCGTCGGCCGTCGTGGTGCTGGACGCCCTGCCCCTCAACGCCAACGGCAAGGTGGACCGCAAGGCACTGCCGGAGCCCGACGCCCACGCCGTCGAGGCCCGGGACTTCGTCGCTCCCCGCGACGCGCTCGAAATGCAGCTCGCTCGCATCTGGGAGGACGTCCTCGGCGTCCGCTCCGTCGGCGTCCGCTCCAGCTTCTTTGAGTTGGGCGGCCACTCCCTGCTCGCCGTGCGCATGGTCGCCGCCGTGCGCGAGCGTCTCGGCCAGTCGATTCCCCTCTCCGTCCTCTTCCAGCAGCCCACCATCGAGCAGCTCGCGCAGGTGCTCCGCGACGACTCACAGGACTGGACGCCCCTCGTCCCGCTGGAGCGCGGCGAGCCCGGCCAGCGGCCGCTCTTCCTTGTCCACCCGGGCGGCGGCAACGTCCTCGCCTACTCGGAACTGGCGCGCCGCCTGGGGCCCTCGCTGCCCGTCTACGGCCTCCAGTCGCGTGGCCTCGACGGACGGCCCGTCGCCGAGTCCATCGAGGAGATGGCCACCCTCTACATCGAAGCCATCCGCACGGTGCAGCCTCACGGCCCCTACCAACTGGGAGGCTGGTCTCTCGGCGGCGTCATCGCCTACGAGATGGCCCGTCGCCTGCGCGAGGCCGGTGAAGCCGTGGACCTGCTCGCCCTCATCGATGCCCACGTCCACGGTCTGACGAAGCCCACTCAGGAAGCCACGCACCTCGACTCCGAGGCCCGCGCGAGGCTCGCCTTCGCCCATGCCACCGCCACCGCCTTCGGACAGGAGCTCTCCGCTTCGGACGAAGCCCTGGCGCAGGGCGACGACGTGATGCTGGGACACCTGCTGCAGGAAGGACTCCGGGCGCGCATCCTCGACGCGCAGTCCGGCCCGGCCCAGCTGCGTGCCCTCTTCAACGTCTTCCGGGCCAACCTCTTCGCCCACGAGAAGTACGTGCCCCAGCCGTACGACGGCACCGCCCTGCTCCTGAGCGCCAGTGGCGTCGCCGAAGCGATTCCTCGTCACCGCGGGTGGGAGCCCCTGGTGCGTGGCGAACTGAAAGTGCACGACGTCCCCGGTGGCCACCACGAGCTGATGCAGGACCCGCACCTCGGGTCTGTCGTCGAGCACCTGCGCTCCGCCCTGGCCGCCGTTACGTCCAACGACGCCACCGGCAGTTGA
- a CDS encoding SDR family oxidoreductase translates to MKKVIVLGATSAIAQATVRLLSARGASLYLVGRNAANLEAVAKDAATRGAQKVEFRALDLNDCEAHASLVERAWQALGGLDGVVLAHGVLGDQEESQRSWAAAELVLRTNFLSAASLLTELANRFEAQKAGTLVVISSVAGDRGRQSNYVYGASKGALTVFLQGLRNRLAKSGVAVVTVKPGFVDTPMTAHVPKNKLFASPEQVARGLLKAADGRKNEVYVPGFWALIMLIIKSIPEPVFKRLKL, encoded by the coding sequence ATGAAGAAAGTCATTGTCCTCGGCGCCACGAGCGCCATTGCCCAGGCCACGGTGCGGTTGCTCTCCGCGCGCGGGGCGTCGCTGTACCTGGTGGGCCGCAACGCCGCGAACCTGGAGGCGGTGGCCAAGGACGCGGCCACGCGCGGCGCGCAGAAGGTGGAGTTCCGCGCGCTGGATTTGAACGACTGCGAAGCGCACGCGAGCCTCGTGGAGAGAGCGTGGCAGGCCCTGGGCGGACTGGACGGGGTCGTGCTGGCGCATGGCGTGCTGGGAGACCAGGAGGAGAGCCAGCGCTCGTGGGCGGCGGCGGAGCTGGTGCTGCGCACGAACTTCCTCTCCGCCGCGTCGCTGCTGACGGAGCTGGCCAACCGCTTCGAGGCGCAGAAGGCCGGCACGCTGGTGGTGATTTCGTCGGTGGCGGGAGACCGTGGCCGGCAGAGCAACTACGTGTACGGCGCGTCCAAGGGCGCGCTGACCGTGTTCCTCCAGGGCCTGCGCAACCGGCTGGCGAAGTCCGGCGTGGCGGTGGTGACGGTGAAGCCCGGCTTCGTGGATACGCCGATGACGGCCCACGTGCCGAAGAACAAGCTCTTCGCGTCGCCGGAGCAGGTGGCGCGAGGCCTCTTGAAGGCCGCGGACGGGCGCAAGAACGAGGTCTACGTGCCCGGCTTCTGGGCGCTCATCATGCTCATCATCAAGAGCATCCCGGAGCCTGTGTTCAAGCGGCTGAAGCTCTAG